Proteins encoded in a region of the Streptomyces sp. NBC_00513 genome:
- a CDS encoding MarC family protein translates to MFDFAVFGSLFLTLFVIMDPPGITPIFLALTSGRPAKVQRRMAWQAVCVAFGVIAVFGLCGQQILDYLHVSVPALMIAGGLLLLLIALDLLTGKTDEPKQTKDVNVALVPLGMPLLAGPGAIVSVILAVQKADGFSGQVSVWAAIVAMHVVLWITMRYSLVIIRVIKDGGVVLVTRLAGMMLSAIAVQQIINGVLQVVHTS, encoded by the coding sequence TTTCGCCGTCTTCGGATCCCTTTTTCTCACCCTTTTTGTGATTATGGACCCCCCGGGGATCACGCCGATCTTCCTCGCCCTGACCTCCGGGCGCCCCGCGAAGGTGCAGCGCCGCATGGCCTGGCAGGCCGTCTGCGTGGCCTTCGGCGTCATCGCCGTCTTCGGTCTCTGCGGCCAGCAGATCCTGGACTACCTGCACGTGTCCGTTCCGGCGTTGATGATCGCCGGCGGTCTGCTGCTCCTGCTCATCGCCCTCGACCTGCTCACCGGCAAGACCGACGAGCCCAAGCAGACCAAGGACGTGAACGTCGCCCTGGTCCCGCTCGGCATGCCCCTGCTGGCCGGGCCGGGCGCGATCGTGTCGGTCATCCTCGCCGTGCAGAAGGCGGACGGCTTCAGCGGTCAGGTCTCCGTCTGGGCGGCGATCGTCGCCATGCACGTGGTGCTGTGGATCACCATGCGCTACTCGCTGGTGATCATCCGGGTCATCAAGGACGGCGGGGTCGTCCTGGTGACGCGGCTCGCCGGCATGATGCTCTCCGCCATCGCGGTCCAGCAGATCATCAACGGCGTCCTCCAGGTCGTGCACACCTCCTGA